A stretch of the Arachis stenosperma cultivar V10309 chromosome 6, arast.V10309.gnm1.PFL2, whole genome shotgun sequence genome encodes the following:
- the LOC130935334 gene encoding uncharacterized protein LOC130935334 — protein MDAKAMKLQILKGSIARRVFFRSIMLASAISIVSLLRAFSAFDLADLAPVTLTYTDCVAAGSEMRFENATLQSRVLSTFWRSFYCEKDENLTVNVVNDLMKKQLLDCGAKSLCVGEGSAMAVAAMKHMGFSSVTGVHRHRFFSLKQKKIVYELNYQDCSFDFVLSRDLDKVSVPALLVLEVERVLKPGGVGALLVGPTGSNSIPNDLIRSATPVSSLLRSSTVLHVGSVGDLNLVVFRKRVANDTASGAFYQYPLPADCSSISLTKPLIQLMEPLVSQKPPLGYEKMVPYLPKFVDVSSRKRMVYIDINGGREILNADDNPSDWFLPSYPISQKDFNVYFVHYNTSVMLSYVKRPGVTFVYYPGLAGKAAAKANLDAADDDDGDLEPFVGEDEFDFLAWFKETVQYADFVVLKMNAGNAEMKFLLDVFESGAICFVDELFLRCPESGNDDEKTVIGKDSCMDIYKGLRSNGVYVHQWWAD, from the coding sequence ATGGATGCCAAAGCCATGAAACTCCAGATCCTGAAGGGGTCCATAGCGAGGCGCGTGTTCTTCCGCTCAATCATGCTCGCCTCCGCCATCTCGATCGTTTCTCTGCTCCGCGCCTTCTCCGCCTTCGACTTGGCTGACTTAGCTCCGGTGACACTGACCTACACCGACTGCGTCGCCGCGGGTTCCGAAATGCGTTTCGAAAACGCCACTCTCCAGAGCCGCGTGCTCAGCACTTTCTGGAGGTCCTTCTACTGCGAGAAAGACGAAAACTTGACGGTCAACGTGGTCAACGACCTTATGAAGAAGCAACTGTTGGATTGCGGAGCCAAGAGCCTCTGCGTCGGAGAAGGTTCGGCGATGGCCGTCGCCGCCATGAAGCACATGGGATTCTCCAGCGTTACCGGTGTCCACAGGCACCGGTTCTTCTCCCTCAAGCAGAAGAAAATCGTGTACGAGCTCAATTACCAGGACTGTTCATTCGATTTCGTGCTGTCAAGGGATCTTGACAAGGTTTCTGTTCCTGCGTTGCTCGTTCTTGAGGTTGAGCGTGTTCTAAAGCCAGGTGGTGTCGGTGCCCTTCTTGTGGGTCCCACTGGCTCCAATTCCATCCCCAACGACCTCATTAGGTCTGCAACACCGGTTTCATCGTTGCTAAGATCTTCCACCGTTCTGCATGTTGGCTCTGTTGGTGATCTCAACCTTGTTGTGTTCAGGAAAAGGGTGGCAAATGATACTGCTTCTGGTGCTTTCTATCAGTATCCACTTCCTGCGGATTGTTCTAGCATAAGTCTTACAAAGCCTTTGATTCAGCTCATGGAGCCTCTTGTGAGTCAGAAGCCGCCACTTGGGTATGAGAAGATGGTACCTTACTTGCCAAAGTTCGTGGATGTTTCTTCTAGGAAGAGGATGGTTTATATTGATATTAATGGGGGGCGAGAGATCCTCAATGCTGATGATAATCCTAGTGATTGGTTCTTGCCATCTTACCCTATTAGTCAAAAGGATTTCAATGTGTATTTTGTTCACTATAACACTTCTGTAATGTTGTCCTATGTGAAGCGACCTGGTGTGACATTTGTTTACTATCCCGGGTTGGCCGGTAAGGCCGCGGCCAAGGCTAATCTTGATGCTGCTGACGATGATGATGGAGATTTGGAACCGTTTGTTGGGGAGGACGAGTTTGATTTCCTTGCTTGGTTCAAGGAAACTGTGCAGTATGCTGATTTTGTTGTCCTTAAAATGAATGCAGGGAATGCTGAAATGAAGTTCCTCTTGGATGTGTTTGAGAGTGGAGCAATATGCTTTGTGGATGAATTGTTTCTGAGGTGCCCAGAGAGTGGAAATGACGATGAGAAAACTGTTATTGGCAAGGATAGCTGCATGGATATTTACAAGGGTCTCAGAAGCAATGGTGTCTACGTTCATCAGTGGTGGGCGGACTAA
- the LOC130932976 gene encoding probable E3 ubiquitin-protein ligase LOG2 encodes MGNASSSGGTTRRRHVVSRRTHPPPPPPVTPQPEITSNPFLYPGGNPYPAQYPNQNRPMQYPQYPYPAYYPPPPTVPFPHHNQHQHQPQMGVGWVGGRGYPCGTMVAPPAPIVEHQKAVTIRNDVNVKKETLKIEPDEVNPGQFLVSFTFDATVSGCITIYFFAKENESCILTPVKENLLAPVTVNFQQGLGQKFRQPAGSGIDFKMFNETELLQVGEMDVYPLVVKADASPSNTNGSDETTTSNTRNSQITQAVFEKEKGEFRVKVVKQILWANGMRYELQEIYGIGSSTETGADESDQGKECVICLTEPRDTIVHPCRHMCMCNGCAKVLRFQTNRCPICRQPVERLLEIKVGPEE; translated from the exons ATGGGCAACGCATCGAGTAGCGGCGGCACCACCCGTCGGCGACATGTTGTTTCTAGAAGGACTCATCCACCGCCTCCTCCTCCGGTGACGCCCCAGCCGGAGATCACCTCCAATCCCTTCCTGTATCCCGGAGGCAACCCGTACCCGGCTCAGTACCCGAACCAGAACCGTCCGATGCAATACCCGCAGTACCCTTACCCCGCTTACTACCCTCCGCCGCCGACGGTGCCCTTCCCCCACCACAACCAGCACCAGCACCAGCCTCAAATGGGGGTCGGGTGGGTTGGCGGCCGAGGTTACCCTTGCGGGACCATGGTGGCTCCTCCAGCACCTATCGTGGAGCACCAGAAGGCCGTGACAATCAGGAACGACGTAAATGTCAAGAAGGAAACATTGAAGATCGAGCCCGATGAGGTGAACCCTGGCCAATTCCTCGTCTCTTTCACGTTTGACGCCACGGTTTCTGGCTg CATCACAATTTATTTCTTtgcaaaagaaaatgaaagctGCATTCTAACACCAGTGAAAGAAAACCTTCTCGCACCCGTGACGGTTAATTTTCAGCAAGGTCTTGGCCAGAAGTTCAGGCAGCCTGCTGGAAGTGGTATTGATTTTAAAATGTTTAATGAGACAGAATTATTGCAAGTGGGTGAGATGGATGTCTACCCTCTCGTAGTAAAGGCAGATGCATCTCCTAGTAATACCAATGGATCAGATGAAACTACAACATCTAATACCAGAAACTCGCAGATAACACAAGCAGTGTTTGAGAAGGAGAAAGGTGAATTCCGGGTAAAAGTTGTCAAGCAGATTTTGTGGGCGAATGGAATGAGGTATGAGTTGCAGGAGATATACGGTATTGGAAGTTCAACAGAGACTGGTGCAGATGAGAGTGACCAGGGGAAAGAATGTGTCATCTGTTTGACAGAGCCTCGCGACACAATTGTCCATCCCTGCCGACATATG TGCATGTGTAATGGATGCGCAAAGGTTTTGAGGTTCCAGACAAATAGATGCCCAATTTGCAGACAACCAGTTGAGAGGCTTTTGGAGATAAAGGTAGGACCTGAGGAATGA